The Phycicoccus sp. M110.8 genome includes a window with the following:
- a CDS encoding P-II family nitrogen regulator, which yields MKLVTAIIKPHQLDEVKEALEAYGISGMTVSEASGYGRQRGHSEVYRGAEYTVDFVPKVRVEVLVDDMDAGSVADVVLKAAQTGRIGDGKIWIVPVDDVIRVRTGERGPDAL from the coding sequence ATGAAGCTCGTCACCGCCATCATCAAGCCGCACCAGCTCGACGAGGTGAAGGAGGCCCTGGAGGCCTACGGCATCTCGGGCATGACCGTCAGCGAGGCGTCCGGCTACGGCCGCCAGCGCGGCCACAGCGAGGTCTACCGCGGCGCCGAGTACACCGTGGACTTCGTGCCGAAGGTGCGGGTCGAGGTGCTCGTCGACGACATGGACGCGGGCTCGGTCGCCGACGTGGTCCTCAAGGCCGCCCAGACCGGCCGGATCGGCGACGGCAAGATCTGGATCGTCCCGGTCGACGACGTCATCCGGGTCCGCACCGGCGAGCGGGGCCCCGACGCCCTGTAG
- the ftsY gene encoding signal recognition particle-docking protein FtsY, producing MARVIDQLWEWIAVAVVLLVVLVGGVVGLTRGRGGRSKEAPRGTQPSGDVLPGVGDDAEPPRDAPKRSVQDAGSVDTLPVPEDTLVEPPPAPTVERPAEVAGRLTRLRARLARSNSALGQGLLALLSRGRLDEEAWEEVEDTLIGSDLGVEATTELVDRLRSRVKVEGTTDEATVRAWLREDLLRLVDPTMDRSVASSRVAERPAVVLVVGVNGTGKTTTVGKLARVLVAEDKDVVLGAADTFRAAAADQLETWGSRVGVPTVRSDREGADPAAVAFDAVRAGTEMEADVVLVDTAGRLHNKVGLMDELGKVKRVIEKQSPIDEVLLVLDATTGQNGLRQAEVFAQVVDVTGIVLTKLDGTAKGGIVVSVQRKLGVPVKLVGLGEGPDDLAPFDPEAFVDAIVG from the coding sequence ATGGCGCGCGTGATCGATCAGCTCTGGGAATGGATCGCTGTCGCGGTCGTACTGCTCGTCGTCCTCGTCGGGGGTGTCGTCGGCCTCACCCGCGGGCGGGGCGGGCGCAGCAAGGAGGCGCCGCGCGGCACGCAGCCGTCGGGCGACGTGCTGCCGGGCGTCGGGGACGACGCGGAGCCGCCGCGGGACGCGCCGAAGAGGTCCGTGCAGGACGCCGGGTCGGTCGACACCCTCCCGGTGCCCGAGGACACCCTCGTCGAGCCGCCGCCGGCCCCCACGGTCGAGCGCCCGGCCGAGGTCGCCGGCCGCCTGACCCGGCTCAGGGCACGCCTGGCCCGCTCCAACAGTGCGCTCGGCCAGGGCCTGCTCGCCCTGCTGTCCCGCGGCCGCCTCGACGAGGAGGCCTGGGAGGAGGTCGAGGACACCCTCATCGGCTCCGACCTCGGCGTCGAGGCGACCACCGAGCTCGTCGACCGCCTGCGCTCGCGGGTCAAGGTCGAGGGCACCACCGACGAGGCCACCGTGCGCGCCTGGCTGCGCGAGGACCTGCTGCGCCTGGTCGACCCCACCATGGACCGCAGCGTCGCCAGCTCCCGCGTCGCCGAGCGGCCGGCCGTCGTCCTCGTCGTGGGCGTCAACGGCACCGGCAAGACCACGACCGTGGGCAAGCTCGCCCGCGTCCTCGTCGCCGAGGACAAGGACGTCGTCCTCGGTGCTGCCGACACCTTCCGCGCGGCGGCCGCGGACCAGCTCGAGACCTGGGGCAGCCGCGTCGGCGTGCCGACCGTGCGCTCGGACCGTGAGGGCGCCGACCCCGCTGCGGTCGCCTTCGACGCGGTCAGGGCGGGCACCGAGATGGAGGCCGACGTCGTGCTCGTCGACACGGCCGGGCGGCTGCACAACAAGGTCGGGCTCATGGACGAGCTCGGCAAGGTCAAGCGCGTCATCGAGAAGCAGAGCCCCATCGACGAGGTCCTGCTCGTCCTCGACGCCACCACCGGCCAGAACGGGCTGCGCCAGGCCGAGGTGTTCGCTCAGGTCGTCGACGTGACCGGCATCGTCCTGACCAAGCTCGACGGCACGGCCAAGGGCGGCATCGTCGTGTCGGTGCAGCGCAAGCTCGGGGTGCCGGTGAAGCTCGTGGGCCTCGGCGAGGGCCCGGACGACCTCGCTCCGTTCGACCCCGAGGCCTTCGTCGACGCCATCGTCGGCTGA
- a CDS encoding acylphosphatase has protein sequence MDDNEPARAVIWVHGRVQGVGFRWWTRARALELGLVGHARNAGDGRVEIVAQGPPPKIRELVTLLEEKPSQALRPGDVHTCVCTWGAARDGVEGFVEK, from the coding sequence ATGGACGACAACGAGCCGGCGCGGGCGGTCATCTGGGTGCACGGACGGGTCCAGGGCGTCGGCTTCCGGTGGTGGACCCGGGCGCGCGCGCTGGAGCTGGGACTGGTCGGGCACGCCCGCAACGCCGGCGACGGCCGGGTGGAGATCGTCGCGCAGGGGCCGCCGCCCAAGATCCGCGAGCTCGTGACCCTGCTGGAGGAGAAGCCGTCCCAGGCGCTGCGCCCCGGCGACGTCCACACCTGCGTGTGCACCTGGGGCGCCGCGCGCGACGGGGTCGAGGGCTTCGTCGAGAAGTGA
- a CDS encoding chorismate mutase yields MTSPVPTDPETPAELVRLRASIDNIDAALVHLLAERFKCTQQVGEYKARTGMPPADPSREERQIARLRALADEAGLDPTFAEKFLNFVIAEVIHHHEAIAASD; encoded by the coding sequence GTGACCTCACCCGTCCCGACCGACCCGGAGACACCCGCCGAGCTGGTGCGGCTGCGCGCCAGCATCGACAACATCGACGCCGCCCTCGTGCACCTGCTCGCCGAGCGCTTCAAGTGCACCCAGCAGGTGGGTGAGTACAAGGCGCGCACCGGTATGCCGCCGGCCGACCCCTCGCGCGAGGAGCGCCAGATCGCGCGGCTGCGCGCCCTGGCCGACGAGGCGGGACTCGACCCGACCTTCGCCGAGAAGTTCCTCAACTTCGTCATCGCCGAGGTGATCCACCACCACGAGGCCATCGCCGCCTCCGACTAA
- a CDS encoding lipase maturation factor family protein — translation MDWFAAEGYRVSRLLFQRGLGGLYLVAFLAAALQFRALLGSRGLLPVPAFVARVPFRRSPSLFHWRYSDSLFAGVAWTGVGLAALTVVGVTERLPLPLSMVVWLVLWALYLSIVNVGQRWYGFGWESLLLEMGFLAVFLGTADTAPPLPVLVALRWVLFRLEFGAGLIKLRGDPCWRDLTCLYYHHETQPMPGPLSWWFHHLPAPLHRVEVSANHVTQLVLPFGLFLPQPVAGWCAVVMVVTQLWLVLSGNFAWLNWSAIVLGLAVVPDSFWGHVLPLRPDPGATGTPVWWVVACLALVALVAVLSRRPARNLVSSEQAMNASFDVLHLVNTYGAFGSVTRTRYEVVVEGSTALAGSPWLEYEFKGKPGAVSRLPRQWAPYHLRLDWLLWFAALSPRYAEPWFPRLLQRLLEGDRATLRLLRHNPFPDQAPAAVRATLYRYRFTTWSERRGTGAWWHREVVSQFAPPQGLGDRPLP, via the coding sequence ATGGACTGGTTCGCCGCCGAGGGCTACCGGGTCTCGCGCCTGCTGTTCCAGCGCGGGCTGGGCGGGCTCTACCTCGTGGCCTTCCTCGCCGCGGCCCTGCAGTTCCGGGCGCTGCTGGGCAGCCGCGGCCTGCTGCCGGTCCCTGCCTTCGTCGCGCGGGTGCCGTTCCGCCGGTCCCCCAGCCTGTTCCACTGGCGGTACTCCGACAGCCTCTTCGCCGGGGTCGCGTGGACCGGCGTGGGGCTCGCCGCGCTGACGGTCGTGGGCGTCACCGAGCGGCTGCCCCTGCCTCTGTCGATGGTGGTGTGGCTCGTCCTGTGGGCGCTGTACCTCTCGATCGTCAACGTGGGCCAGCGCTGGTACGGGTTCGGCTGGGAGTCGCTGCTGCTCGAGATGGGGTTCCTCGCCGTCTTCCTGGGCACCGCGGACACGGCGCCTCCCCTGCCGGTCCTGGTCGCCCTGCGGTGGGTGCTGTTCCGGCTCGAGTTCGGGGCGGGGTTGATCAAGCTGCGCGGCGACCCCTGCTGGCGGGACCTGACCTGCCTGTACTACCACCACGAGACCCAGCCGATGCCCGGGCCGCTGTCGTGGTGGTTCCACCACCTGCCCGCGCCGCTGCACCGGGTCGAGGTGTCGGCGAACCACGTCACCCAGCTCGTCCTGCCGTTCGGGCTGTTCCTGCCGCAGCCCGTCGCAGGCTGGTGCGCCGTCGTGATGGTCGTGACCCAGCTGTGGCTGGTGCTCAGCGGCAACTTCGCCTGGCTCAACTGGAGCGCCATCGTCCTGGGCCTCGCGGTCGTCCCCGACTCGTTCTGGGGGCACGTGCTGCCCCTGCGGCCCGACCCCGGGGCGACGGGCACGCCGGTGTGGTGGGTGGTCGCCTGCCTCGCGCTCGTGGCCCTCGTGGCCGTCCTCAGCCGGCGGCCGGCGCGCAACCTCGTCTCCTCCGAGCAGGCGATGAACGCCTCGTTCGACGTGCTGCACCTGGTCAACACCTACGGCGCGTTCGGGAGCGTGACCCGCACCCGGTACGAGGTCGTCGTCGAGGGCTCAACCGCCCTGGCCGGCTCGCCGTGGCTGGAGTACGAGTTCAAGGGCAAGCCGGGCGCCGTCAGCCGGCTGCCCCGGCAGTGGGCGCCGTACCACCTGCGGCTGGACTGGCTGCTGTGGTTCGCCGCGCTCTCGCCGAGGTATGCCGAGCCGTGGTTCCCCCGGCTGCTCCAGCGGCTGCTCGAGGGCGACCGGGCGACGCTGCGGCTGCTGCGGCACAACCCGTTCCCCGACCAGGCACCGGCCGCCGTCCGGGCCACGCTCTACCGCTACCGCTTCACGACCTGGTCCGAGCGGCGCGGGACCGGTGCCTGGTGGCACCGCGAGGTCGTGAGCCAGTTCGCACCCCCACAGGGCCTCGGCGACCGCCCCCTGCCCTGA
- the mutM gene encoding bifunctional DNA-formamidopyrimidine glycosylase/DNA-(apurinic or apyrimidinic site) lyase yields the protein MPELPEVEVVRRGLADHVAGRTIETAAFHGTRVARRHLAGPVDLGERLAGNTVESARRRGKYLWLVLRTQEGERQALLAHLGMSGQLLVEDPGAPDEKHLHARFRFTDGGPELRFVDQRTFGGMALAELTGDLVPETIAHIAPDPFEPAWDQAAVVRRMKAKDVAVKRALLDQTLVAGIGNIYADEALWRAQVHGERLCSSLSKPVLSGILDHARDVMAAALLQGGTSFDALYVNVNGASGYFDRSLHAYGQEGRPCDRCGTPIRREAFMNRSSFSCPRCQPRPRRAAPGRGGRAGAVRAAQGGSPRAGRGRAAST from the coding sequence GTGCCCGAGCTGCCCGAGGTCGAGGTGGTCCGTCGTGGCCTGGCCGACCACGTGGCCGGCCGCACGATCGAGACCGCTGCGTTCCATGGCACCCGCGTCGCGCGCCGGCACCTCGCCGGCCCCGTCGACCTCGGCGAGCGGCTCGCGGGCAACACCGTCGAGTCGGCCCGCCGCCGCGGCAAGTACCTCTGGCTCGTCCTGCGGACGCAGGAGGGGGAGCGGCAGGCGCTGCTCGCCCACCTCGGGATGAGCGGTCAGCTCCTGGTCGAGGACCCCGGCGCGCCCGACGAGAAGCACCTGCACGCGCGCTTCCGCTTCACCGACGGCGGGCCCGAGCTGCGGTTCGTCGACCAGCGGACCTTCGGCGGCATGGCGCTGGCCGAGCTGACCGGCGACCTGGTCCCGGAGACGATCGCGCACATCGCCCCCGACCCCTTCGAGCCCGCCTGGGACCAGGCGGCCGTCGTGCGCCGGATGAAGGCCAAGGACGTGGCGGTCAAGCGCGCCCTGCTCGACCAGACCCTCGTCGCCGGGATCGGCAACATCTACGCCGACGAGGCCCTCTGGCGCGCCCAGGTGCACGGCGAGCGGCTCTGCTCGTCGCTCAGCAAGCCGGTCCTGTCGGGGATCCTCGACCACGCCCGCGACGTCATGGCCGCGGCGCTGCTGCAGGGCGGCACGAGCTTCGACGCGCTGTACGTCAACGTCAACGGCGCCTCGGGCTACTTCGACCGGTCGCTGCACGCGTACGGCCAGGAGGGGCGGCCGTGCGACCGGTGCGGCACCCCCATCCGGCGCGAGGCGTTCATGAACCGCTCGTCCTTCTCCTGCCCGCGCTGCCAGCCGCGGCCCCGTCGCGCGGCCCCCGGCAGGGGTGGTCGGGCAGGTGCCGTAAGGGCCGCGCAGGGTGGCTCGCCGAGGGCCGGCCGGGGCCGGGCGGCTTCCACCTGA
- a CDS encoding maleylpyruvate isomerase N-terminal domain-containing protein encodes MSLTEHRTAFLESVAIARELAGSAAVRDAWAHESACAGMSVGGLAHHLLNQGVTVARGLSAEPSGEVIPVLEHYRRAPWVAASRAGQVDPEQNVRDDEAATAGPDAVLATVAGHTDGLAELLAAPRDPDTIFIPWQGWSLTTDDFLTTRMMEMLVHADDLAASVGVQTPQFPEGAVVPVVGLLAAVAADRHGATAVVRALSRPQRSQGPVSAF; translated from the coding sequence ATGAGCCTCACCGAGCACCGCACCGCCTTCCTGGAGTCCGTGGCCATCGCCCGCGAGCTCGCCGGCTCGGCAGCCGTCCGCGACGCCTGGGCGCACGAGAGCGCCTGCGCCGGGATGAGCGTGGGAGGGCTGGCGCACCACCTGCTCAACCAGGGCGTGACCGTCGCCCGGGGCCTGTCTGCCGAGCCCAGCGGCGAGGTCATCCCCGTCCTCGAGCACTACCGCCGGGCGCCCTGGGTGGCCGCGTCCCGCGCCGGGCAGGTCGACCCCGAGCAGAACGTGCGCGACGACGAGGCGGCCACCGCCGGCCCCGACGCGGTCCTCGCCACCGTGGCCGGCCACACCGACGGGCTGGCCGAGCTGCTCGCCGCGCCGCGGGACCCGGACACGATCTTCATCCCGTGGCAGGGCTGGTCGCTCACCACCGACGACTTCCTGACGACCCGGATGATGGAGATGCTCGTCCACGCCGACGACCTCGCCGCGAGCGTCGGGGTGCAGACGCCGCAGTTCCCCGAGGGGGCGGTGGTGCCCGTCGTGGGCCTGCTCGCGGCGGTCGCGGCCGACCGGCACGGCGCCACGGCGGTGGTGCGCGCGCTGAGCCGGCCGCAGCGTTCGCAGGGCCCGGTCTCGGCGTTCTGA
- the smc gene encoding chromosome segregation protein SMC, producing the protein MYVKSLTLKGFKSFASATSMRLEPGITCIVGPNGSGKSNVVDALAWVMGEQGAKSLRGGKMEDVIFAGTAGRAPLGRAEVALTIDNTDGALPIDYTEVTISRTMFRNGGSEYAINGTSCRLLDVQELLSDSGIGREMHVIVGQGQLDTVLRATPEERRGFIEEAAGVLKHRKRKEKALRKLEAMEANLTRVSDLTGEIRRQLGPLGRQAEAARRAAVIQADARDARLRLLADDLVQLTSTLEQEVADETALIAKRTEVEEGLAEQRSRLATLEQQAADAAPELSRAQERWFALQQLRDKLTSTESLAAERVRLLSQDTADEQTTGRDPEELRAQAAEARRQEESLLAEVREAKDALQSAVSAREELERAYAAEQQRLQRLARAAADRREGLAKLAGQVGARKSRIEAGEAEIGRLRGVVEQSQERARAAEKEFSTLEASIAVEEEGEEGLDSTYETAAAALEEVEAEVERLREAERTAERDRTTASARLEALELSLSRKDGAATLLAAADSRHGIVGSVASLLQVRGGHEAAVAAALGWAGDALAVESVDNAAAALQTLRQDDAGRAAFLVGQTAAASDPSSWPALEDGAVWAREVVDAPATVRPAVEQLLDRVALVADAAQATALVSRGQGVTAVTAEGDVFAPGFVRGGSSSAPSLIEIQSAVDETRDRVAEATRRGEQARFALTAAQERHRAATEEVEAALEALHESDAKMAAVAERLGHLGATVRSARAESERTERAIADVEATLEADRAELAALTERLEEAGAEPTEADDPSTDERDRLELEASRARTGETELRLTLRTKEERARALKGRADSLEGAARNELAARQRLAARQERRKREATVAEAVRGGAAYAVTLVTTALETAAERRTRAEQERTERDSALAEVRRAVAALQDELRDLTDTVHRDEVARTQQRLRIEAMQAKAVEELGIDPEVLMEDFGPHQMVPHVPGPDDDPDALPEPAPFVRDVQEKRLRKAERALNALGRVNPLALEEFAALEERHKFLTEQLEDLKKSKRDLLDIVREVDERVERVFTEAYHDTAAQFEQVFGRLFPGGEGRLTLTDPSNMLTTGIEVEARPPGKKIKRLSLLSGGERSLVAVALLVSIFKARPSPFYIMDEVEAALDDANLGRLITLFEELRDSSQLIVITHQKRTMEVADALYGVSMRGDGVTTVVSQRIRDVAAQSA; encoded by the coding sequence GTGTACGTCAAGAGCCTCACCCTCAAGGGCTTCAAGTCCTTCGCCTCGGCGACCTCGATGCGGCTCGAGCCGGGCATCACCTGCATCGTCGGCCCCAACGGCTCCGGCAAGTCCAACGTCGTCGACGCGCTCGCGTGGGTGATGGGGGAGCAGGGAGCCAAGAGCCTGCGCGGCGGCAAGATGGAGGACGTCATCTTCGCCGGGACCGCCGGCCGCGCGCCGCTGGGCCGCGCCGAGGTCGCCCTGACCATCGACAACACCGACGGCGCGCTGCCGATCGACTACACCGAGGTCACCATCAGCCGGACGATGTTCCGCAACGGTGGCTCGGAGTACGCCATCAACGGCACCTCCTGCCGGCTGCTCGACGTCCAGGAGCTGCTGTCCGACAGCGGCATCGGCCGCGAGATGCACGTCATCGTCGGCCAGGGCCAGCTCGACACCGTCCTGCGCGCGACGCCCGAGGAGCGACGCGGCTTCATCGAGGAGGCCGCGGGGGTCCTCAAGCACCGCAAGCGCAAGGAGAAGGCGCTGCGCAAGCTCGAGGCGATGGAGGCCAACCTCACCCGGGTCAGCGACCTCACGGGCGAGATCCGCCGTCAGCTCGGGCCGCTGGGCCGCCAGGCCGAGGCAGCCCGCCGGGCCGCGGTCATCCAGGCCGATGCCCGCGACGCCCGCCTGCGCCTGCTGGCCGACGACCTCGTCCAGCTGACCTCGACGCTCGAGCAGGAGGTCGCCGACGAGACCGCCCTGATCGCCAAGCGCACGGAGGTCGAGGAGGGCCTGGCCGAGCAGCGCAGCCGCCTCGCCACGCTCGAGCAGCAGGCCGCCGACGCCGCCCCCGAGCTGTCCCGCGCCCAGGAGCGCTGGTTCGCCCTGCAGCAGCTGCGCGACAAGCTCACCTCGACCGAGTCGCTCGCCGCCGAGCGTGTGCGCCTGCTCAGCCAGGACACCGCCGACGAGCAGACCACCGGCCGCGACCCCGAGGAGCTGCGCGCGCAGGCCGCCGAGGCCCGCCGCCAGGAGGAGTCGCTGCTCGCCGAGGTGCGCGAGGCCAAGGACGCGCTCCAGTCCGCCGTGTCCGCCCGCGAGGAGCTGGAGCGGGCGTATGCCGCGGAGCAGCAGCGCCTGCAGCGCCTCGCCCGCGCGGCCGCGGACCGCCGCGAGGGGCTGGCCAAGCTCGCCGGCCAGGTCGGCGCGCGCAAGAGCCGCATCGAGGCCGGGGAGGCCGAGATCGGCCGGCTGCGCGGCGTCGTCGAGCAGTCGCAGGAGCGGGCCCGCGCCGCCGAGAAGGAGTTCTCCACCCTCGAGGCCTCGATCGCCGTCGAGGAGGAGGGCGAGGAGGGCCTGGACTCGACCTACGAGACCGCCGCCGCGGCCCTGGAGGAGGTCGAGGCCGAGGTCGAGCGGCTGCGTGAGGCCGAGCGCACCGCCGAGCGCGACCGCACCACCGCCAGCGCACGGCTCGAGGCCCTCGAGCTCAGCCTCTCGCGCAAGGACGGCGCGGCCACGCTGCTCGCCGCCGCCGACTCCCGGCACGGCATCGTCGGCTCCGTGGCCTCCCTGCTCCAGGTGCGCGGTGGCCACGAAGCCGCCGTCGCCGCAGCCCTCGGCTGGGCCGGCGACGCGCTCGCGGTCGAGTCCGTGGACAACGCGGCAGCCGCCCTCCAGACGCTTCGCCAGGACGACGCCGGACGCGCGGCGTTCCTCGTCGGGCAGACCGCCGCCGCCTCCGACCCGTCGAGCTGGCCGGCCCTCGAGGACGGCGCCGTCTGGGCCCGCGAGGTCGTCGACGCGCCTGCCACGGTCCGTCCGGCGGTCGAGCAGCTGCTCGACCGGGTCGCCCTCGTGGCCGACGCGGCCCAGGCCACCGCGCTCGTCTCCCGCGGTCAGGGCGTCACCGCCGTGACCGCCGAGGGCGACGTCTTCGCGCCGGGCTTCGTCCGCGGCGGTTCCTCGAGTGCGCCCAGCCTGATCGAGATCCAGTCGGCCGTCGACGAGACCCGCGACCGCGTGGCCGAGGCGACGCGTCGGGGCGAGCAGGCGCGGTTCGCCCTCACGGCCGCGCAGGAGCGCCACCGGGCCGCGACCGAGGAGGTCGAGGCCGCGCTGGAGGCGCTGCACGAGTCCGACGCCAAGATGGCGGCGGTCGCCGAGCGGCTCGGCCACCTCGGCGCGACCGTCCGGTCCGCCCGCGCGGAGTCCGAGCGCACCGAGCGCGCGATCGCCGACGTGGAGGCGACCCTCGAGGCCGACCGTGCCGAGCTCGCCGCCCTCACCGAGCGGCTCGAGGAGGCCGGCGCCGAGCCCACCGAGGCCGACGACCCCAGCACCGACGAGCGCGACCGCCTCGAGCTCGAGGCGAGCCGGGCTCGCACCGGTGAGACCGAGCTGCGGTTGACGCTGCGCACCAAGGAGGAGCGGGCCCGGGCCCTCAAGGGCCGCGCCGACTCCCTCGAGGGTGCTGCCCGCAACGAGCTCGCCGCCCGCCAGCGGCTGGCAGCCCGGCAGGAGCGGCGCAAGCGCGAGGCCACGGTGGCCGAGGCGGTCCGGGGTGGGGCGGCATACGCGGTCACGCTCGTCACGACTGCCCTCGAGACCGCGGCCGAGCGGCGGACCCGCGCCGAGCAGGAGCGCACCGAGCGCGACTCCGCCCTCGCCGAGGTCCGCCGCGCCGTCGCCGCCCTGCAGGACGAGCTGCGCGATCTCACCGACACCGTCCACCGCGACGAGGTGGCCCGCACCCAGCAGCGGCTGCGGATCGAGGCGATGCAGGCCAAGGCCGTCGAGGAGCTCGGGATCGACCCCGAGGTGCTCATGGAGGACTTCGGCCCGCACCAGATGGTGCCCCACGTGCCCGGCCCCGACGACGACCCGGACGCCCTGCCCGAGCCGGCGCCGTTCGTCCGTGACGTGCAGGAGAAGCGGCTGCGCAAGGCCGAGCGGGCGCTGAACGCCCTCGGGCGGGTCAACCCGCTGGCGCTGGAGGAGTTCGCGGCGCTGGAGGAGCGGCACAAGTTCCTCACCGAGCAGCTCGAGGACCTCAAGAAGTCCAAGCGCGACCTGCTCGACATCGTCCGCGAGGTCGACGAGCGGGTGGAGCGGGTCTTCACCGAGGCGTACCACGACACGGCGGCGCAGTTCGAGCAGGTCTTCGGGCGTCTGTTCCCCGGCGGTGAGGGGCGGCTCACGCTCACCGACCCGTCCAACATGCTCACGACCGGCATCGAGGTCGAGGCGCGACCTCCGGGCAAGAAGATCAAGCGGCTCTCGCTGCTCTCCGGTGGCGAGCGCTCGCTCGTCGCCGTGGCGCTGCTCGTCTCGATCTTCAAGGCCCGGCCCAGCCCCTTCTACATCATGGACGAGGTCGAGGCCGCCCTCGACGACGCCAACCTGGGCCGCCTCATCACCCTGTTCGAGGAGCTGCGCGACTCCAGCCAGCTGATCGTCATCACCCACCAGAAGCGCACCATGGAGGTCGCCGACGCCCTCTACGGTGTGTCGATGCGTGGGGACGGTGTGACCACTGTGGTGTCGCAGCGCATCAGGGACGTGGCTGCCCAGAGCGCCTGA
- a CDS encoding ammonium transporter: MSAITFVAADTPFTDSGNTAWVLAAAALVLFMTPGLALFYGGMVRTKSVLNMMMMSFITMGTVGTVWVLWGYSETFGPDLGGGLLGNPFTHFGLKGVLDQIYGFVPADAAKGVAAAGGIPAPAFVAFQVVFAIIAVALVSGAIADRAKFTAWTVFTVVWATLVYFPAAHWVFAFSGYAAETGGWIANKADGLLFGGAAAYDFAGGTAIHINAGAAGLALAIVLGKRIGFAKDPMRPHNLTLVMIGAGILWFGWFGFNAGSALGAGTQAAGVWVNTLAATCTAMLGWLVTEKFRDGHATSLGAASGVVAGLVAITPACATVSPVGALVVGLVAGVGCALAVGLKFKLGFDDSLDVVGVHLVGGLIGTLLIGLLATKGSPTGAAGLDVNEGLFYGGGFSQLWAQFLGAATVLVFSFVVTYVIGLAIHKTMGFRVDEADEVSGVDLSEHAESAYDITGHSGGRFGSGTTIGSQPATSKTHEGASA; the protein is encoded by the coding sequence ATGAGCGCAATTACCTTCGTGGCGGCCGACACGCCGTTCACCGACAGCGGGAACACCGCGTGGGTCCTCGCCGCGGCGGCCCTCGTGCTGTTCATGACTCCCGGCCTCGCCCTCTTCTACGGAGGCATGGTCCGGACCAAGAGCGTCCTCAACATGATGATGATGAGCTTCATCACGATGGGGACGGTCGGCACGGTCTGGGTCCTGTGGGGCTACAGCGAGACGTTCGGGCCGGACCTGGGCGGGGGCCTGCTGGGCAACCCCTTCACCCACTTCGGCCTCAAGGGCGTCCTCGACCAGATCTACGGCTTCGTCCCCGCCGACGCCGCCAAGGGCGTGGCCGCCGCGGGCGGCATCCCGGCCCCGGCGTTCGTCGCCTTCCAGGTGGTGTTCGCGATCATCGCGGTCGCCCTGGTCTCGGGTGCGATCGCCGACCGGGCCAAGTTCACCGCCTGGACCGTCTTCACCGTGGTGTGGGCGACCCTGGTCTACTTCCCGGCCGCCCACTGGGTGTTCGCCTTCAGCGGGTATGCCGCAGAGACCGGCGGCTGGATCGCCAACAAGGCGGACGGCCTGTTGTTCGGCGGCGCCGCCGCGTACGACTTCGCCGGTGGCACCGCGATCCACATCAACGCCGGTGCGGCGGGCCTCGCGCTCGCGATCGTCCTCGGCAAGCGGATCGGCTTCGCCAAGGACCCTATGCGCCCGCACAACCTCACCCTGGTCATGATCGGCGCGGGCATCCTCTGGTTCGGCTGGTTCGGGTTCAACGCGGGCTCGGCGCTCGGTGCCGGCACGCAGGCCGCCGGCGTCTGGGTCAACACCCTCGCCGCCACCTGCACCGCCATGCTGGGCTGGCTGGTCACGGAGAAGTTCCGCGACGGCCACGCGACCTCCCTCGGTGCTGCGTCCGGTGTCGTCGCCGGCCTGGTCGCGATCACCCCGGCCTGCGCCACCGTCTCGCCGGTCGGTGCGCTGGTCGTCGGGCTCGTCGCCGGTGTCGGCTGCGCCCTCGCGGTCGGCCTCAAGTTCAAGCTCGGCTTCGACGACAGCCTCGACGTCGTCGGCGTCCACCTCGTCGGCGGCCTCATCGGCACCCTGCTGATCGGCCTCCTCGCCACCAAGGGCAGCCCGACCGGTGCGGCCGGCCTCGACGTCAACGAGGGCCTGTTCTACGGCGGCGGGTTCTCCCAGCTGTGGGCCCAGTTCCTCGGCGCGGCGACGGTGCTCGTGTTCTCCTTCGTGGTCACCTACGTCATCGGCCTGGCCATCCACAAGACGATGGGCTTCCGGGTCGACGAGGCCGACGAGGTCTCGGGTGTCGACCTCAGCGAGCACGCCGAGTCGGCATACGACATCACCGGGCACTCTGGTGGCAGGTTCGGGAGCGGGACCACCATCGGTTCCCAGCCGGCCACGTCCAAGACCCACGAGGGGGCATCCGCATGA